Genomic window (Ureibacillus composti):
AATGGCGAAGCATAATGCAAACGAAAATCCAGTCTTCATTTGTTGTAGATTGTGAACTTCTATTATTTCAACAATCCTTCTCATTAAGAGGTTTTATTGATACTGGAAATGAGTGTATTGAACCAATGAGTGGTAAACCGGTTCACTTTCTATCCTACAATGCTGTAGCGAAAACCCTACCTGAAGATTTTCATAAGGCATTGCTCGAATGGGATGAAAAAAATCCATATCAACTAACCATGTTTCCTGCATACGTCTACCCAAAAATTAGAGTGTTAACGCTTTCAACAGTTCAGCAAGAACGCTCGACTGTCTTAGCATTTCGATTTGACCAATTGCAAATAAGTGGGACAACTAATAAGGAAATTGTTGAACAATATGTTGTGTTTACAAAAAATGATGCGAAATATCCACAAGACGCACAAATCATACTACATGTTTTAGCACTTTAACTTTTTTCAGCTGGTAACTCAGCATTAGCTGAAAGTAGTTAAAGCCTCCAGCGAATGTCACTATGTTAATTGAACGGGGCTTTGAGCAACATGTTGCACGACGCCAAAGCGAATTTAATCATAAGCATAAAGGGGGAAAATGATTGTTTAAAAATATAATATCTTTTTTTAGAAAAATTTGGAGTAGATTTCGCACTAGAGGAACCTACTATATAGGAGGCCATGATTCCTTGCCAGTACCATTAACTAGAGAAGAAGAAACAACAGTTATTGAAGCCTTTATGAATGGTGATTTAAGAGCTAGAGATACATTGATTGAAAGAAATTTACGTCTAGTTGTATATATTGCTAGACGTTTTGACAACACAGGAACTCCAATTGAGGATTTAATTAGTATCGGTTCCATTGGACTAATTAAAGCAATTGAAACATTTAATACAGAAAAAAATATCAAACTTGCCACATACGCTTCACGTTGTATTGAAAATGAAATTTTGATGCATCTACGTAAAACAAGCCGTATGAAAGGTGAAGTATCGTTAGATGAGCCATTAAATTCTGATCCTGATGGGAATGAACTACTACTATCAGATATTCTAGGAACAGAAGAACAAATCATAATGAATGACGTAGAAAAGAAAATTGAACGTGCAACAATGTTTAATGCTATTAACGGATTAAGTGAACGCGAACGTTATATTATGGAATGCCGATTTGGTTTAAATGGAAAGCAAGAAATGACTCAAAAAGAAGTTGCTGACCATTTAGGTATCTCACAATCGTACATTTCACGTTTAGAAAAGAAAATAATTTTAGATTTAAGAGAACACCTAAATCAGCCAATATCCTAATAATCTAATCTATGTGTAGTAGGCGTGCGTAAGGCACTACTGCACATAGATTTTATTGTCTCTTAGAAATTCTTAATTTTGTTAAAGGAAGAAATGTAGGGTGATTAAATAAAAAAAGAATTAGGTTAGTAAAAGTGTAATTGATTTTGTTGGATATAATTGGACGAGTCAAAATGTGCATATTCTTTTCTGTTTCGGACAAACTTAAAAAACAGTTCAGAGACATAAAAAAAGTTCGGAGGAAAAGAAGATGGTACGTACAAAAGTAGAGCTTTGTGGTGTTGATACAGCTTCTTTACCGGTTTTAAAGCACGAAGAGATGAGAGAGCTGTTTGTTCGCTTGCAATCAGGCGAAACATGGGTAAGAGATGAACTTGTATTCTGTAATCTGCGTCTAGTTTTAAGTATTGTCGGAAGATTTTCTTATCGCGGAGAACAGGCTGACGACCTATTCCAAGTAGGTTGTATTGGTTTATTAAAAGCAATTGATCATTTTGATTTAAAGCATAATGTAAGATTTTCAACATATGCTGTACCAATGATTATTGGTGAGATTAGAAGACATCTACGTGATCATCATGCACTTAGAGTCTCTCGTTCACTAAGAGATATTGCCTATAAGGCGATGCAAGCAAAAGAAAAGTTCATATCAGAAAATTTATATGAACCAACAATTGAACAACTTGCAGAAGCAATAGAGATGAAAAAAGAAGATGTATTATATGCTTTAGATGCTATTCAAGATCCACTATCATTACAAGAACCTATTTATTCAGATGGTGGAGATGCCGTATATATTATGGATCAATTACGCGATGACGATGTATCAGAAGATCAATGGGTTGCGTATGTAAGTGTAAAAGAAAGTATGCAAAAATTAGATGAAAGACAACAAATGATTTTATCAAAACGATTCTATTATGGTGAAACACAGACTGAAATCGCAAAATCACTAGGTATTTCTCAAGCACAAATTTCAAGATTAGAGAAAAATGCTATTGAGACAATGCAAAAAGACTATAAAACCAATTAACATCCAACGCACTTATTTTATAAGTGCGTTTTTATTTTTACTTTAACGAAATAGTAAAAAAGTAAGTGTTTTAAATAAATGAAACAAAAAGAATGCTTATTTACATCTTAATTTCATAGGATAATTAAGGGATTTTTGAGAAAGGAGAATTCTTTTGCGTTTTTCAACAGTCCAACAAAAAGAAATTATCGAGGCGGAGAGCGGGCGTTTCGTTGGTTACGTAATTGATGCGGAGGTAGATGAGAGTACAGGTAGAATTGTAGCATTTTTAGTGTCTGAACCAAAAAAGTTTCTTTCATTTATGAACAGTGAGGAATCTGTAAGAAAAGTAAGTATTAACGATATACTTGTAGTTGGGAAAGATGTCATATTAGTTAAAGCAATTTACGATTAAATTCGCTATTCATTGAAAATTAGTTAGTTCATTGTTACAATGAAGTAGTGAAGACTTCCATCTGTGGGGGATTTTTCTTCCCCACCTATGGAAAAAGTCCAACCTGTATATTCAAACCTAAAGTTTTTCTCATAAAATCATCAAAATAAGATTGTTTTTTGAGTGTTAGGACGAGTATTGGCGGGCATTAAAATGAATATTGGTAGTTTTTGTCGACCTAACCGTTTTAGCGGCATAAATTCTAATAGTAAAGTTGGGAATAAATTGACTAAGATTAGTAATAATTTAGAAGAAATAAATAAAAAAATTGAAAATGCAAAACAAAAAGCAAATGTAACTCAAGATGTTAAGATTATTGCAGTTACTAAACAAGTTTCTACTGAAAGAACAATCGAAGCACTTGAAACGGGACTAGTTCATTTGGGGGAAAACCGTCCAGAAGGATTATTGTCAAAAAAAGAAGTCATTCAAACTAAAGCTAAATGGCATTATATTGGATCACTTCAAACTAGAAAAGTAAAACAAGTCATCAATGAATTAGACTACTTACACTCCTTAGATAGAATGAGTTTAGCAGAAGAAATTGAAAAACGTGCTGAGCAAACAGTTAATTGTTTTGTACAAGCAAATGTATCTGGAGAAGAATCCAAACATGGTCTTTCTAAAGAACAAGTAATTCCATTTATTCAATCATTACATGAATTCAAAAAAATTCGTATTGTTGGCTTAATGACGATGGCACCGAATACTGAAGATGAGGCAACGATTAGAAAAGTATTTCGTGATTTAAAACAATTACAACAAGAAGTTGTGGCATTAGAATTACCATATGCACCTTGTAATGAATTATCGATGGGAATGTCTAATGACTATGAAATTGCTGTAGAAGAAGGTGCAACTTTTGTAAGAATAGGCACAGCTCTTGTTGGATAGAAAAGAGGGAAGCAAATGAGCATGAAAAATAAGATTAAAAATTTCTTTTATTTAGAAGAAGAGGAAGAAATTGAATCACAGCCACAAATCCAACAAGTTCCTAAGCAACAACAAGAGTATACAGTTGTAAAGACACCACGTGCTAAAAAGGAACGTAAATTTAATAGTACGGAACAACCGCCGCTTAACGTTGTTAGTTTACAAGCTGCTAGTTCAATGAAAAATTCAAAAGTAGTCATTGTTGAACCTCGTGTTTATGCTGAAGCGCAAGATATTTCAGAGCATTTAAAAAATAAAAGAGCGATTATTGTAAATCTACAACGGATCGATCGTGAACAAGGTGTTCGCATCATTGACTTTTTAAGTGGTACTGTCTATGCATTAGGTGGAGATATTCAAAGAATTGGAAACGATATCTTTTTATGTACACCTGAAAATGTTGAAGTCACTGGAGAAATTTCAAACTTTATGAATGACCAATTTCAATAACATTCGACGCGAAAACGCTCATTTTTAGGATGTTGTAACGGTTGAGGAAAAATCGAATGAAATTACCTTGCGTAAATTGTGAATCATATGAAAAATATAAGCAAGTACATAACTGTACGTAGTAGATGGTTGCTTGCGTTGTATAGAAAACAATTATTCGTAAATTTACGTTATGGTGAATTTTATAATTAGTGAGGTAGTTTATTACATGGGTATATTTACAATAACATCTATTATTTCAATAGCATTTTCGATTTATTCGTTTATGCTAATCATTTATATTTTAATGTCCTGGGTTCCATCTGCTCAAGGTTCAAAGTTTGGACAAATCCTGGCAAAAGCGTGTGAACCATATTTAGGTTTTTTCCGAAAGTTTATACCACCAATTGGGATGATTGATTTATCGCCAATTATCGCAATTTTACTTCTAAGTTTTATCGAGCGCGGAGTTATGATTGTCATCTCAAACATTTATAATGTGCTCATTTAAACAAGGACTTTCTTAAATTAATTAATTTATGTAAAAGCCAATAACTAAAATAACAAATATAGTTGGTCTATAAGTATGAATCCAATACTTATGGGCCAAATTTTTTTATAATAAGATATTTTTATAGCAAAAAATGGGTATAAGAATAATAAATATAAGTTTAAAAGTGAGTTGAAATAGATGGAGCATTTAATACAGCATTTTCGTAAAGATGAACAAACATTTATTGAAAAGGTAATTGGATGGCTTCGAGAAG
Coding sequences:
- a CDS encoding sigma-E processing peptidase SpoIIGA, with translation MIGELLVLYNTLFNYFLLKFTQEITGLYVKRSRLLLSAFCSGLIAAILHHSYFGALLSFVVLIGSAFSFRIQSLLRQGTVLLISTFFLGGVLTSLLPFLLARSGITFFILCISIAFLSLTAIHSKWRSIMQTKIQSSFVVDCELLLFQQSFSLRGFIDTGNECIEPMSGKPVHFLSYNAVAKTLPEDFHKALLEWDEKNPYQLTMFPAYVYPKIRVLTLSTVQQERSTVLAFRFDQLQISGTTNKEIVEQYVVFTKNDAKYPQDAQIILHVLAL
- the sigE gene encoding RNA polymerase sporulation sigma factor SigE is translated as MFKNIISFFRKIWSRFRTRGTYYIGGHDSLPVPLTREEETTVIEAFMNGDLRARDTLIERNLRLVVYIARRFDNTGTPIEDLISIGSIGLIKAIETFNTEKNIKLATYASRCIENEILMHLRKTSRMKGEVSLDEPLNSDPDGNELLLSDILGTEEQIIMNDVEKKIERATMFNAINGLSERERYIMECRFGLNGKQEMTQKEVADHLGISQSYISRLEKKIILDLREHLNQPIS
- the sigG gene encoding RNA polymerase sporulation sigma factor SigG gives rise to the protein MVRTKVELCGVDTASLPVLKHEEMRELFVRLQSGETWVRDELVFCNLRLVLSIVGRFSYRGEQADDLFQVGCIGLLKAIDHFDLKHNVRFSTYAVPMIIGEIRRHLRDHHALRVSRSLRDIAYKAMQAKEKFISENLYEPTIEQLAEAIEMKKEDVLYALDAIQDPLSLQEPIYSDGGDAVYIMDQLRDDDVSEDQWVAYVSVKESMQKLDERQQMILSKRFYYGETQTEIAKSLGISQAQISRLEKNAIETMQKDYKTN
- a CDS encoding YlmC/YmxH family sporulation protein; protein product: MRFSTVQQKEIIEAESGRFVGYVIDAEVDESTGRIVAFLVSEPKKFLSFMNSEESVRKVSINDILVVGKDVILVKAIYD
- a CDS encoding YggS family pyridoxal phosphate-dependent enzyme, encoding MTKISNNLEEINKKIENAKQKANVTQDVKIIAVTKQVSTERTIEALETGLVHLGENRPEGLLSKKEVIQTKAKWHYIGSLQTRKVKQVINELDYLHSLDRMSLAEEIEKRAEQTVNCFVQANVSGEESKHGLSKEQVIPFIQSLHEFKKIRIVGLMTMAPNTEDEATIRKVFRDLKQLQQEVVALELPYAPCNELSMGMSNDYEIAVEEGATFVRIGTALVG
- a CDS encoding cell division protein SepF, whose amino-acid sequence is MSMKNKIKNFFYLEEEEEIESQPQIQQVPKQQQEYTVVKTPRAKKERKFNSTEQPPLNVVSLQAASSMKNSKVVIVEPRVYAEAQDISEHLKNKRAIIVNLQRIDREQGVRIIDFLSGTVYALGGDIQRIGNDIFLCTPENVEVTGEISNFMNDQFQ
- a CDS encoding YggT family protein; translation: MGIFTITSIISIAFSIYSFMLIIYILMSWVPSAQGSKFGQILAKACEPYLGFFRKFIPPIGMIDLSPIIAILLLSFIERGVMIVISNIYNVLI